The following proteins are co-located in the Tripterygium wilfordii isolate XIE 37 chromosome 2, ASM1340144v1, whole genome shotgun sequence genome:
- the LOC120005950 gene encoding phosphoinositide phospholipase C 2-like isoform X5 has translation MSLDNLLRYLIESQGEQNATKDDAQAIIHSVRHLNIIPRGLHLEAFFRYLLGDINSPLPPPQVCNDMNAPLAHYFLFTGHNSYLTGNQLSSSSSVVPIIKALRRGVRVIELDLWPNSAKNNVLVTHGGTLTSSVKLLKCLRAIKDNAFYASEYPVVITFEDHLTPNLQAKVAKMVNGTFGDMLFVPQSDKLEEFPSPEYLKKKVMISTKPPKEYLETQTREEKETSEKSKKSSKKTNSEIKPETNEKQDQLNEEEHLEEEDEDKTAPEYRHLIAIHAAKVKGAVEDCLTIDPKKARRLSLSEQELEDATKMHGSDIVRFTQQNFLRVYPKGTRISSSNYNPFVAWMHGAQMVAFNMQGYGKYLWIMQGMFRANGGCGYVKKPDFLLYVSPFNAVFDTDMILPVKKILKVKVYMGEGWDLEFGRTHFDLYSPPDFFVKIGIAGAPADKVMNKTKAIEDQWKPVWNEEFEFPLRVPELAILRIEVREYDTSGNHDFGGQTCLPVSELRTGIRAVPLHNRKGDRYKSVRLLMGFEFLLETQ, from the exons ATGAGCCTTGATAATCTACTCAGGTATCTGATTGAGTCTCAAGGGGAACAAAATGCAACCAAAGATGATGCTCAAGCTATCATCCATAGCGTTAGACATCTCAACATTATCCCAAGAGGCCTCCATCTCGAAGCCTTCTTTCGGTATCTTCTTGGTGATATTAATTCCCCCCTACCTCCGCCTCAG gtgtgcaatgacatgaatgctccACTGGCTCATTATTTCTTGTTCACAGGCCACAACTCCTACTTGACTGGGAACCAACTGAGTAGTTCTAGCAGTGTGGTGCCAATTATAAAGGCTCTTAGGAGAGGTGTAAGAGTTATTGAATTGGATTTGTGGCCGAATTCTGCAAAAAATAATGTGTTGGTTACCCATGGAGG GACATTGACTTCTTCTGTTAAACTCTTAAAATGCTTgcgagcaatcaaagataatgCCTTTTATGCTTCCGAATACCCAGTTGTGATAACATTTGAAGATCACTTAACTCCGAATCTTCAAGCTAAGGTGGCTAAG ATGGTCAATGGAACATTTGGGGACATGTTGTTTGTTCCTCAATCAGACAAGTTGGAAGAATTTCCATCACCTGAATATTtgaagaaaaaggtcatgattTCAACTAAGCCTCCAAAAGAGTACCTGGAGACTCAGACACGTGAGGAAAAAGAGACTTCTGAGAAgtcaaaaaaatcatcaaagaaGACGAATTCTGAAATTAAACCTGAAACCAATGAAAAG CAGGATCAGTTAAACGAAGAAGAACACCTTGAGGAGGAAGATGAGGACAAGACGGCTCCTGAATACAGGCATTTAATAGCAATTCATGCTGCGAAAGTGAAAGGTGCAGTTGAAGATTGTCTGACCATCGATCCTAAAAAAGCTAGACGCCTAAGCTTGAGTGAGCAAGAGCTTGAAGATGCTACCAAGATGCATGGAAGTGATATTGTGAG GTTTACACAGCAGAATTTTCTGAGGGTATATCCTAAGGGTACGCGCATTTCCTCATCTAATTACAATCCTTTTGTTGCGTGGATGCATGGAGCTCAGATGGTTGCATTCAATATGCAG GGATATGGAAAGTACTTGTGGATTATGCAAGGAATGTTTAGAGCCAATGGTGGTTGTGGTTATGTGAAAAAACCAGATTTTTTGTTGTATGTTAGCCCATTCAATGCAGTCTTTGATACTGATATGATTCTACCAGTGAAGAAAATCTTGAAG GTAAAAGTCTACATGGGAGAAGGATGGGATTTGGAATTCGGCCGCACACACTTCGATCTATATTCCCCTCCAGACTTCTTTGTAAAA ATTGGCATTGCCGGTGCTCCGGCAGATAAAGTTATGAATAAAACAAAAGCGATTGAGGATCAGTGGAAACCGGTGTGGAATGAGGAGTTTGAGTTCCCTCTAAGAGTTCCAGAACTGGCAATCCTTCGAATTGAAGTTCGCGAGTATGACACATCAGGAAACCATGACTTTGGAGGCCAAACTTGTTTGCCAGTATCAGAGTTGAGAACTGGAATTCGAGCAGTTCCGTTACACAACCGCAAAGGGGATAGGTACAAGAGTGTAAGACTGCTTATGGGTTTTGAGTTTCTTTTGGAAACACAATAG
- the LOC120005950 gene encoding phosphoinositide phospholipase C 2-like isoform X4, producing the protein MELVLCKLGISTVELPYILCMKFKAPVIEPPEDIKELFEKYSENGTMSLDNLLRYLIESQGEQNATKDDAQAIIHSVRHLNIIPRGLHLEAFFRYLLGDINSPLPPPQVCNDMNAPLAHYFLFTGHNSYLTGNQLSSSSSVVPIIKALRRGVRVIELDLWPNSAKNNVLVTHGGTLTSSVKLLKCLRAIKDNAFYASEYPVVITFEDHLTPNLQAKVAKMVNGTFGDMLFVPQSDKLEEFPSPEYLKKKVMISTKPPKEYLETQTREEKETSEKSKKSSKKTNSEIKPETNEKQDQLNEEEHLEEEDEDKTAPEYRHLIAIHAAKVKGAVEDCLTIDPKKARRLSLSEQELEDATKMHGSDIVRFTQQNFLRVYPKGTRISSSNYNPFVAWMHGAQMVAFNMQGYGKYLWIMQGMFRANGGCGYVKKPDFLLYVSPFNAVFDTDMILPVKKILKVKVYMGEGWDLEFGRTHFDLYSPPDFFVKIGIAGAPADKVMNKTKAIEDQWKPVWNEEFEFPLRVPELAILRIEVREYDTSGNHDFGGQTCLPVSELRTGIRAVPLHNRKGDRYKSVRLLMGFEFLLETQ; encoded by the exons ATGGAATTAGTACTATGCAAGTTGGGAATATCAACCGTGGAGCTTCCTTACATCTTATGCAT GAAATTCAAAGCCCCTGTGATTGAGCCTCCAGAGGACATCAAAGAACTCTTTGAGAAGTACTCGGAGAATGGCACAATGAGCCTTGATAATCTACTCAGGTATCTGATTGAGTCTCAAGGGGAACAAAATGCAACCAAAGATGATGCTCAAGCTATCATCCATAGCGTTAGACATCTCAACATTATCCCAAGAGGCCTCCATCTCGAAGCCTTCTTTCGGTATCTTCTTGGTGATATTAATTCCCCCCTACCTCCGCCTCAG gtgtgcaatgacatgaatgctccACTGGCTCATTATTTCTTGTTCACAGGCCACAACTCCTACTTGACTGGGAACCAACTGAGTAGTTCTAGCAGTGTGGTGCCAATTATAAAGGCTCTTAGGAGAGGTGTAAGAGTTATTGAATTGGATTTGTGGCCGAATTCTGCAAAAAATAATGTGTTGGTTACCCATGGAGG GACATTGACTTCTTCTGTTAAACTCTTAAAATGCTTgcgagcaatcaaagataatgCCTTTTATGCTTCCGAATACCCAGTTGTGATAACATTTGAAGATCACTTAACTCCGAATCTTCAAGCTAAGGTGGCTAAG ATGGTCAATGGAACATTTGGGGACATGTTGTTTGTTCCTCAATCAGACAAGTTGGAAGAATTTCCATCACCTGAATATTtgaagaaaaaggtcatgattTCAACTAAGCCTCCAAAAGAGTACCTGGAGACTCAGACACGTGAGGAAAAAGAGACTTCTGAGAAgtcaaaaaaatcatcaaagaaGACGAATTCTGAAATTAAACCTGAAACCAATGAAAAG CAGGATCAGTTAAACGAAGAAGAACACCTTGAGGAGGAAGATGAGGACAAGACGGCTCCTGAATACAGGCATTTAATAGCAATTCATGCTGCGAAAGTGAAAGGTGCAGTTGAAGATTGTCTGACCATCGATCCTAAAAAAGCTAGACGCCTAAGCTTGAGTGAGCAAGAGCTTGAAGATGCTACCAAGATGCATGGAAGTGATATTGTGAG GTTTACACAGCAGAATTTTCTGAGGGTATATCCTAAGGGTACGCGCATTTCCTCATCTAATTACAATCCTTTTGTTGCGTGGATGCATGGAGCTCAGATGGTTGCATTCAATATGCAG GGATATGGAAAGTACTTGTGGATTATGCAAGGAATGTTTAGAGCCAATGGTGGTTGTGGTTATGTGAAAAAACCAGATTTTTTGTTGTATGTTAGCCCATTCAATGCAGTCTTTGATACTGATATGATTCTACCAGTGAAGAAAATCTTGAAG GTAAAAGTCTACATGGGAGAAGGATGGGATTTGGAATTCGGCCGCACACACTTCGATCTATATTCCCCTCCAGACTTCTTTGTAAAA ATTGGCATTGCCGGTGCTCCGGCAGATAAAGTTATGAATAAAACAAAAGCGATTGAGGATCAGTGGAAACCGGTGTGGAATGAGGAGTTTGAGTTCCCTCTAAGAGTTCCAGAACTGGCAATCCTTCGAATTGAAGTTCGCGAGTATGACACATCAGGAAACCATGACTTTGGAGGCCAAACTTGTTTGCCAGTATCAGAGTTGAGAACTGGAATTCGAGCAGTTCCGTTACACAACCGCAAAGGGGATAGGTACAAGAGTGTAAGACTGCTTATGGGTTTTGAGTTTCTTTTGGAAACACAATAG
- the LOC120005950 gene encoding phosphoinositide phospholipase C 2-like isoform X6 — MTSKHVHFRVCFFFYRKFKAPVIEPPEDIKELFEKYSENGTMSLDNLLRYLIESQGEQNATKDDAQAIIHSVRHLNIIPRGLHLEAFFRYLLGDINSPLPPPQVCNDMNAPLAHYFLFTGHNSYLTGNQLSSSSSVVPIIKALRRGVRVIELDLWPNSAKNNVLVTHGGTLTSSVKLLKCLRAIKDNAFYASEYPVVITFEDHLTPNLQAKVAKMVNGTFGDMLFVPQSDKLEEFPSPEYLKKKVMISTKPPKEYLETQTREEKETSEKSKKSSKKTNSEIKPETNEKHSYRIIIFGTQLTLRQQDQLNEEEHLEEEDEDKTAPEYRHLIAIHAAKVKGAVEDCLTIDPKKARRLSLSEQELEDATKMHGSDIVRFTQQNFLRVYPKGTRISSSNYNPFVAWMHGAQMVAFNMQGYGKYLWIMQGMFRANGGCGYVKKPDFLLYVSPFNAVFDTDMILPVKKILKVKVYMGEGWDLEFGRTHFDLYSPPDFFVKIGIAGAPADKVMNKTKAIEDQWKPVWNEEFEFPLRVPELAILRIEVREYDTSGNHDFGGQTCLPVSELRTGIRAVPLHNRKGDRYKSVRLLMGFEFLLETQ; from the exons ATGACTTCTAAGCATGTTCATTTCAGAGTGTGTTTCTTTTTCTATAGGAAATTCAAAGCCCCTGTGATTGAGCCTCCAGAGGACATCAAAGAACTCTTTGAGAAGTACTCGGAGAATGGCACAATGAGCCTTGATAATCTACTCAGGTATCTGATTGAGTCTCAAGGGGAACAAAATGCAACCAAAGATGATGCTCAAGCTATCATCCATAGCGTTAGACATCTCAACATTATCCCAAGAGGCCTCCATCTCGAAGCCTTCTTTCGGTATCTTCTTGGTGATATTAATTCCCCCCTACCTCCGCCTCAG gtgtgcaatgacatgaatgctccACTGGCTCATTATTTCTTGTTCACAGGCCACAACTCCTACTTGACTGGGAACCAACTGAGTAGTTCTAGCAGTGTGGTGCCAATTATAAAGGCTCTTAGGAGAGGTGTAAGAGTTATTGAATTGGATTTGTGGCCGAATTCTGCAAAAAATAATGTGTTGGTTACCCATGGAGG GACATTGACTTCTTCTGTTAAACTCTTAAAATGCTTgcgagcaatcaaagataatgCCTTTTATGCTTCCGAATACCCAGTTGTGATAACATTTGAAGATCACTTAACTCCGAATCTTCAAGCTAAGGTGGCTAAG ATGGTCAATGGAACATTTGGGGACATGTTGTTTGTTCCTCAATCAGACAAGTTGGAAGAATTTCCATCACCTGAATATTtgaagaaaaaggtcatgattTCAACTAAGCCTCCAAAAGAGTACCTGGAGACTCAGACACGTGAGGAAAAAGAGACTTCTGAGAAgtcaaaaaaatcatcaaagaaGACGAATTCTGAAATTAAACCTGAAACCAATGAAAAG CATTCCTATCGCATTATAATATTTGGTACACAATTAACATTGCGTCAGCAGGATCAGTTAAACGAAGAAGAACACCTTGAGGAGGAAGATGAGGACAAGACGGCTCCTGAATACAGGCATTTAATAGCAATTCATGCTGCGAAAGTGAAAGGTGCAGTTGAAGATTGTCTGACCATCGATCCTAAAAAAGCTAGACGCCTAAGCTTGAGTGAGCAAGAGCTTGAAGATGCTACCAAGATGCATGGAAGTGATATTGTGAG GTTTACACAGCAGAATTTTCTGAGGGTATATCCTAAGGGTACGCGCATTTCCTCATCTAATTACAATCCTTTTGTTGCGTGGATGCATGGAGCTCAGATGGTTGCATTCAATATGCAG GGATATGGAAAGTACTTGTGGATTATGCAAGGAATGTTTAGAGCCAATGGTGGTTGTGGTTATGTGAAAAAACCAGATTTTTTGTTGTATGTTAGCCCATTCAATGCAGTCTTTGATACTGATATGATTCTACCAGTGAAGAAAATCTTGAAG GTAAAAGTCTACATGGGAGAAGGATGGGATTTGGAATTCGGCCGCACACACTTCGATCTATATTCCCCTCCAGACTTCTTTGTAAAA ATTGGCATTGCCGGTGCTCCGGCAGATAAAGTTATGAATAAAACAAAAGCGATTGAGGATCAGTGGAAACCGGTGTGGAATGAGGAGTTTGAGTTCCCTCTAAGAGTTCCAGAACTGGCAATCCTTCGAATTGAAGTTCGCGAGTATGACACATCAGGAAACCATGACTTTGGAGGCCAAACTTGTTTGCCAGTATCAGAGTTGAGAACTGGAATTCGAGCAGTTCCGTTACACAACCGCAAAGGGGATAGGTACAAGAGTGTAAGACTGCTTATGGGTTTTGAGTTTCTTTTGGAAACACAATAG